In Streptomyces sp. NBC_00433, a single genomic region encodes these proteins:
- a CDS encoding prevent-host-death protein has protein sequence MAAQPEITQRDLRSRSKEIMDAVQGGQSFTVTRDGHQIGELIPLRRRRRFVPRSEFAAMSRTASDVSLEAFRADQDATAEQETDDPYAR, from the coding sequence ATGGCAGCTCAGCCCGAGATCACCCAGCGCGACCTGCGCAGCCGGTCCAAAGAGATCATGGACGCCGTCCAGGGCGGGCAGTCCTTCACCGTCACCCGCGACGGGCACCAGATCGGGGAGCTGATCCCGCTGCGCAGGCGCCGGCGGTTCGTGCCGCGAAGCGAGTTCGCCGCCATGTCCCGCACCGCGTCGGACGTCTCACTGGAGGCGTTCAGGGCCGACCAGGACGCCACGGCCGAGCAGGAGACGGACGACCCCTATGCCCGCTGA
- a CDS encoding type II toxin-antitoxin system VapC family toxin → MPAEYAQGLLDTNIVILRKWLDPAELPAEVAITAITLAELSAGPHEVRRNEEQNDYDEHAERGRRLDILQRAENEFDPIPFDTEAARIYGRVCAAVIGAGRKPRRRVADLMIAAIAIAEELPLFTTNPDDYKGLDGLLTVVPVTRPTVLHDR, encoded by the coding sequence ATGCCCGCTGAGTACGCGCAGGGCCTGCTCGACACCAACATCGTCATCCTGCGCAAATGGCTCGACCCCGCCGAGCTCCCCGCCGAAGTGGCGATCACTGCCATCACTCTCGCCGAACTTTCCGCAGGACCCCACGAGGTGCGCAGGAACGAGGAGCAGAACGACTACGACGAGCACGCCGAGCGTGGCCGCCGCCTCGACATCCTGCAACGCGCCGAGAACGAGTTCGACCCCATCCCCTTCGACACCGAAGCCGCCCGCATATACGGCAGAGTCTGCGCAGCGGTGATCGGCGCCGGACGCAAACCCCGCCGCCGCGTCGCCGACCTCATGATCGCCGCCATCGCCATCGCCGAGGAACTCCCCCTCTTCACGACCAATCCCGACGACTACAAGGGCCTCGACGGCCTCCTCACCGTCGTCCCCGTCACCCGGCCCACCGTCCTCCACGACCGGTGA
- a CDS encoding VCBS repeat-containing protein: MLYRNLSRKVLAGTVAVVVAVIAGPLALPAVADSATGVGSGAAQSPTGAPLAGAAALPPYSEVVMAGATGVLSSTPQFDLLWTRYADGSTTSLGADPWHPRLSMSHGSVSDVLATEQGELGSDVDHGVKLRDMSTGATSFVTVGRFRDFVGAVGSTVLACPWSPAPGGDDCTQMHLLGIVDGAQTDRTVTGIPADARDVRVESSAPGSVVLSYKAPAGAETELHYAVVDLTSAVATPSHLAPSAWGRPALSPAYLATLTSPTPPATGQLHLENRETGAVTQIDTHQHNLSPLVGMVGDWALFGPQTTVEGGLPSDDFSFRAVPIAGGTSRKILDHATSLATAPDGALLVMGGTLAHGEGVYRVSAGADGAPVAELVAGTGQPLGITLVSSAVPAVAALDTAPWKARWQLSRANAEVVLTLRNAATGVSDTSYLSPSDNTTEPVGMGYDGRVRLDWTGWTDSGSAPNGDYTWQITAKPFNGLGPDLKASGTFKVARGPAPHDYTDNGSPDLLGRDSAGVLWREDTYHNPWNPQLQSTDPVKVCGGWNIYNRIVAVGNVAGAPAGDLVARDAAGVLWLYLGTGTGGFINRTRIGGGWNAYTQLTGTGDFSGDGKADLVARDRDGVLWLYKGTGNRNTPYATRTRIGGGWNIYNQITAVGNVGGAPAGDLVARDAAGVLWLYLGTGKGGFVNRVRLGGGWNTYTQLIGIGDSNVDGKPDLLAIDRDGSPWRYRGTGNAKTPFAPREAGNFALTQLHYNTVV, translated from the coding sequence GTGCTGTACCGCAACCTGTCTCGCAAGGTCCTCGCCGGGACGGTGGCCGTCGTCGTCGCCGTCATTGCCGGCCCCCTCGCGCTGCCTGCGGTCGCGGACTCCGCGACCGGGGTCGGGAGCGGAGCGGCGCAGTCGCCGACCGGGGCCCCGCTCGCCGGTGCTGCCGCGCTGCCTCCGTATTCCGAGGTCGTCATGGCCGGTGCGACGGGCGTCCTTTCGTCGACCCCCCAGTTCGACCTGCTGTGGACCCGGTACGCCGACGGTTCGACGACCAGCTTGGGTGCTGACCCCTGGCACCCCCGGTTGTCCATGTCCCACGGCTCGGTGTCCGATGTGCTGGCGACCGAGCAGGGTGAGCTCGGCTCGGACGTCGACCACGGGGTCAAGCTGCGCGACATGTCGACCGGAGCGACTTCCTTCGTCACCGTGGGTAGATTCCGCGATTTCGTGGGGGCCGTCGGGTCGACGGTGCTGGCCTGCCCCTGGTCGCCGGCGCCGGGCGGCGACGACTGCACCCAAATGCACTTGCTGGGCATCGTGGACGGTGCGCAGACAGACCGGACGGTCACCGGCATCCCGGCCGACGCGCGAGACGTGCGCGTGGAGTCCTCGGCCCCCGGCTCCGTGGTTCTGTCCTACAAGGCTCCCGCGGGCGCGGAGACCGAGCTCCACTACGCGGTGGTGGACCTCACCTCCGCCGTGGCGACACCGTCACACCTTGCCCCTTCCGCCTGGGGCCGCCCTGCGCTGTCTCCGGCATACCTCGCCACCCTGACCAGCCCCACGCCGCCGGCCACCGGACAGTTGCACCTGGAGAACAGGGAAACCGGAGCGGTCACGCAGATCGACACGCACCAGCACAACCTCAGCCCCCTGGTGGGCATGGTCGGGGACTGGGCACTGTTCGGTCCGCAAACCACGGTGGAGGGAGGACTGCCCAGCGACGACTTCTCCTTCAGAGCGGTCCCGATCGCTGGGGGCACCAGCCGCAAAATCCTGGACCACGCGACCTCGCTCGCGACCGCTCCTGACGGCGCGCTGCTGGTCATGGGCGGCACACTCGCTCATGGCGAAGGCGTCTACCGGGTGTCCGCCGGAGCGGACGGCGCGCCCGTGGCGGAGCTCGTCGCCGGAACCGGCCAGCCGCTGGGTATCACCTTGGTGAGTTCCGCCGTCCCGGCGGTGGCCGCGCTCGACACCGCGCCGTGGAAGGCGAGATGGCAGCTGTCGCGCGCCAACGCGGAGGTGGTCCTGACGCTCCGCAACGCCGCCACGGGAGTCTCCGACACGTCGTACCTGTCCCCCTCGGACAACACCACCGAGCCGGTAGGGATGGGCTACGACGGACGGGTGCGATTGGACTGGACCGGGTGGACCGACTCCGGTTCAGCGCCCAACGGCGACTACACCTGGCAGATCACCGCGAAGCCGTTCAACGGTCTCGGGCCGGACCTGAAGGCGAGCGGCACCTTCAAGGTCGCGCGCGGGCCGGCGCCCCACGACTACACGGACAACGGGTCGCCGGACCTGCTGGGCCGCGACAGTGCCGGTGTGCTGTGGCGGGAGGACACTTACCACAATCCGTGGAACCCACAGTTGCAAAGCACCGATCCGGTGAAGGTCTGCGGCGGCTGGAACATCTACAACCGCATCGTCGCGGTCGGGAACGTCGCGGGCGCCCCGGCGGGCGACCTGGTGGCCCGCGACGCCGCCGGTGTGCTCTGGCTGTACCTGGGGACGGGCACGGGCGGATTCATCAACCGCACCCGGATCGGTGGGGGCTGGAACGCTTACACCCAACTGACGGGCACGGGCGACTTCTCCGGCGACGGCAAGGCCGATCTCGTGGCCCGCGACAGGGACGGGGTCCTGTGGCTCTACAAGGGAACCGGCAACCGGAACACGCCGTACGCCACCCGGACCAGAATCGGAGGCGGCTGGAACATCTACAACCAGATCACCGCGGTCGGGAACGTCGGGGGCGCCCCCGCCGGTGACCTGGTGGCCCGCGACGCCGCCGGTGTGCTGTGGCTGTACCTCGGGACGGGCAAGGGCGGGTTCGTCAACCGCGTCCGGCTCGGCGGCGGCTGGAACACCTACACGCAGCTGATCGGCATCGGCGACAGCAACGTCGACGGCAAGCCGGACCTTCTCGCCATCGACCGGGACGGCAGCCCTTGGCGCTACCGCGGCACCGGGAACGCGAAGACCCCCTTTGCGCCCCGCGAGGCGGGAAACTTCGCCCTCACACAGCTGCACTACAACACCGTCGTCTGA
- a CDS encoding MarR family transcriptional regulator, with the protein MGKTRLQTNVARRMFELLEPICLVTFCADESNEELAALGHRTYWDGYFASRAAPLGRAPARVVHAAFYNFADGEAARHIPSTWETIPPEASVAARERGSAASLRRILGEELAGSPGLVRAADLTTKAATSAPTEGRVMYAGMRALEVPSDPVARLWHSATMLREHRGDGHTAALVVSRIGGTEAHVLSALEQGIHPPESFGRIHHLPKERLAAVMDGMRARGLIDFDGHFTAAGRATKQRIETLTDELAAPPYDALSPGELDELITELAPITATLVAAGSQ; encoded by the coding sequence ATGGGCAAGACGCGCTTGCAGACGAATGTCGCCCGGCGCATGTTCGAGCTCCTGGAGCCGATCTGCCTGGTCACCTTCTGCGCCGATGAGTCCAACGAGGAACTGGCCGCACTCGGTCACCGCACCTATTGGGACGGATACTTCGCCAGCCGCGCCGCACCACTGGGACGGGCGCCGGCCCGAGTCGTGCACGCGGCCTTCTACAACTTCGCCGACGGGGAAGCCGCACGGCACATCCCCAGCACCTGGGAGACGATCCCGCCCGAGGCGTCTGTCGCCGCGCGGGAGCGGGGCAGCGCGGCTTCCCTACGGCGCATCCTCGGCGAGGAGCTGGCCGGCTCCCCGGGCCTGGTGCGCGCCGCGGACCTGACCACCAAGGCCGCGACGAGCGCCCCCACCGAAGGCCGGGTGATGTACGCCGGCATGCGCGCCCTTGAGGTACCCAGCGACCCCGTCGCCCGGCTGTGGCATTCCGCGACCATGCTGCGCGAGCACCGTGGCGACGGACACACCGCCGCTCTCGTCGTCTCCCGCATCGGCGGCACGGAGGCCCACGTGCTCTCCGCCCTGGAACAGGGCATCCACCCCCCGGAGTCGTTCGGACGCATCCACCACCTGCCGAAGGAGCGCCTGGCCGCGGTCATGGACGGTATGCGCGCACGCGGACTCATCGACTTCGACGGCCACTTCACCGCCGCCGGCCGCGCGACCAAGCAGCGCATCGAAACCCTCACCGACGAACTCGCCGCCCCGCCCTACGACGCACTGTCCCCCGGGGAACTCGACGAACTGATCACCGAGCTCGCCCCCATCACCGCGACCCTGGTGGCAGCAGGCTCGCAGTGA
- a CDS encoding winged helix-turn-helix domain-containing protein, with the protein MLRIDMGAAALANTRFALSPLHTTVEALFLLRPDARPAGAWKALLRQTLRDHRLTLLAALFGDSWDYLPDFIKPQPEMFEPGLQDELHTLVSTDPARLRWELEGMARGNTELNVHGRPSPRIVKELLERGERALPERLAAELQRVWQAAIRPHWAVLRARMESDIAYRSQALARHGMSAMLTGLHSRIVWQDDHVRLMTRFRGSVPGTTHVVLTPSVFITDLQMTLDAVPGPARRQPMLAYPARRGPEDRLWTPTTPPAQKLLGVTRARLLADLGSPRSTAELSERHFLAVGTVSYHLGILHRAGLITRTRARHHVLYQRTVRAGDLLDGTDEPT; encoded by the coding sequence ATGCTGCGGATCGACATGGGCGCTGCGGCGTTGGCGAACACGCGGTTCGCGCTCTCGCCGCTGCACACCACCGTGGAGGCGCTGTTCCTGCTGCGTCCTGACGCGCGCCCGGCAGGCGCGTGGAAGGCCCTGTTACGGCAGACGCTCCGCGACCACCGGCTCACGCTGCTGGCCGCGCTGTTCGGCGACTCGTGGGACTATCTGCCCGACTTCATCAAGCCGCAGCCGGAGATGTTCGAGCCCGGTCTCCAGGACGAACTGCACACACTCGTCAGCACCGACCCGGCGCGGCTGCGCTGGGAGCTGGAGGGCATGGCCCGGGGCAACACCGAGCTCAATGTGCACGGCCGCCCGTCTCCCCGAATCGTCAAGGAGCTGCTGGAGCGCGGCGAGAGGGCGCTGCCCGAACGGCTGGCGGCGGAACTCCAGCGGGTCTGGCAGGCGGCGATCCGTCCCCACTGGGCGGTGCTGCGGGCCCGCATGGAGTCGGACATCGCCTACCGGTCCCAGGCCCTCGCCCGGCACGGCATGTCCGCGATGCTCACCGGCCTGCACTCCCGGATCGTCTGGCAGGACGACCACGTCCGCCTGATGACCCGGTTCCGCGGCAGCGTTCCGGGGACCACCCACGTGGTCCTGACGCCCTCGGTCTTCATCACGGACCTGCAGATGACCCTCGACGCGGTGCCGGGTCCGGCCCGCCGGCAGCCCATGCTCGCCTATCCGGCCCGCCGTGGACCCGAGGACCGGCTCTGGACCCCGACCACGCCGCCCGCGCAGAAGCTGCTCGGCGTCACGCGCGCCCGTCTGCTGGCAGACCTGGGATCCCCTCGCAGCACGGCCGAGCTGAGCGAACGCCACTTCCTCGCGGTCGGCACGGTCTCGTACCACCTGGGCATCCTGCACCGCGCCGGCCTGATCACCCGCACCCGCGCCCGGCACCACGTCCTCTACCAGCGGACCGTGCGGGCCGGTGACCTCCTCGACGGCACCGACGAGCCGACATGA